A genomic window from Promicromonospora sukumoe includes:
- a CDS encoding threonine aldolase family protein: MQHFASDNYAPVHPEVMAAIVAANDGAAVSYGDDPVSARLQVRATEVFGERARIFPVLNGTGANVISLMAAAPRWGAVIASDVAHIHTDENGAPERVGSLKVLAVPSVAGRIGPDAVDRYAGDIGNVQRAQPAVLSLTQVTELGTVYSVADLKLLADAAHAAGLRVHLDGSRLANAAAALGVGLREITTDVGVDILSFGAAKNGGMLGEAVVVLSDDDAVAGPGGPGRLTEAVPYLRKATMQLASKTRFVSAQLLALLGEPGTPTSGTESAAEGTAADGPLWLRNAAHSNTMAARLRAGIEGAGLPEAGVRVTCPTEANVVFATLPRAAADRARAHARFYDWAPGETADRVEVRWMCAWDTTADDVDEFVRAVAAAL; encoded by the coding sequence GTGCAGCACTTCGCCTCCGACAACTACGCCCCCGTCCACCCCGAGGTCATGGCCGCGATCGTCGCGGCCAACGACGGCGCGGCCGTCTCGTACGGCGACGACCCCGTCTCGGCCCGTCTGCAGGTCCGCGCCACCGAGGTGTTCGGTGAGCGCGCCCGCATCTTCCCCGTCCTGAACGGCACGGGCGCGAACGTCATCAGCCTGATGGCCGCGGCCCCGCGCTGGGGTGCGGTGATCGCCAGCGACGTCGCGCACATCCACACCGACGAGAACGGGGCGCCCGAGCGGGTGGGCAGCCTCAAGGTCCTCGCCGTCCCGAGCGTCGCCGGCCGCATCGGCCCCGACGCCGTCGACCGTTACGCCGGCGACATCGGCAACGTGCAGCGGGCGCAGCCCGCGGTCCTCAGCCTCACGCAGGTGACCGAGCTGGGCACGGTCTACTCCGTGGCCGACCTCAAGCTGCTCGCGGACGCCGCCCACGCGGCGGGCCTGCGCGTGCACCTGGACGGGTCGCGCCTCGCGAACGCGGCGGCCGCACTCGGCGTCGGGCTGCGGGAGATCACCACCGACGTGGGCGTCGACATCCTCTCGTTCGGCGCGGCCAAGAACGGCGGCATGCTGGGCGAGGCCGTGGTGGTCCTGTCCGACGACGACGCGGTGGCCGGGCCGGGCGGACCGGGGCGGCTGACCGAGGCGGTCCCGTACCTGCGCAAGGCGACGATGCAGCTCGCCTCCAAGACGCGGTTCGTGTCGGCCCAGCTCCTGGCGCTGCTCGGCGAGCCGGGCACGCCGACGTCGGGCACGGAGTCTGCGGCGGAGGGCACCGCCGCGGACGGGCCGCTGTGGCTGCGCAACGCGGCGCACTCCAACACGATGGCCGCGCGCCTGCGCGCGGGGATCGAGGGGGCGGGGCTGCCGGAGGCGGGCGTCCGCGTGACGTGCCCGACCGAGGCGAACGTCGTGTTCGCGACGCTGCCGCGCGCGGCCGCCGACCGGGCGCGGGCCCACGCCCGCTTCTACGACTGGGCGCCGGGCGAGACGGCCGACCGGGTCGAGGTGCGCTGGATGTGCGCGTGGGACACCACGGCGGACGACGTCGACGAGTTCGTCCGGGCGGTCGCAGCGGCGCTCTGA
- a CDS encoding cold-shock protein, with amino-acid sequence MAFGTVKWFNAEKGFGFIAPEDGGQDVFAHFSAIQSSGYRSLEENQRVEFDVKQGPKGLQAENIRPI; translated from the coding sequence ATGGCTTTCGGAACCGTCAAGTGGTTCAACGCCGAGAAGGGCTTCGGGTTCATCGCACCCGAGGACGGTGGGCAGGACGTGTTCGCCCACTTCAGCGCGATCCAGTCGAGCGGCTACCGCTCGCTCGAGGAGAACCAGCGCGTCGAGTTCGACGTGAAGCAGGGCCCCAAGGGCCTCCAGGCGGAGAACATCCGCCCGATCTGA
- a CDS encoding ABC transporter substrate-binding protein, with protein sequence MIRRSTAARGLALAAVLSVGLAACSTSGSGDGEGGGSAEPLVVGTILPITGSLAYLGPPEVAGVGLAVDDINAAGGVLGEDVTLESGDSGDSTDMSVSTNTATDLIGKGVQVAIGAASSSVSQNVVDQFTEAGVLQISPANTATELSGVSDLFTRTAPPDTVQGAALGSLVLDGGHQKVAFLVQNETYGTGLRDNVQKAIEEGGAEAVYGGTGAGEEFAPGETNFSSIVTDALAAKPDAIVILAFEETKAAVAELVSQGWDFDGTTYLCDGNTADYSKDFDPGTLVGVQGTIPGADPAQEFKDNASAWYEEAEGSALTDYAYAAESYDAVILAALAAVKAESTSGTDIAAQIRSVSGADGGTEVSTFQEGVDALEAGEDIHYTGVSGIGPINEDNDPSSAFIGVYNYADDNTLVFDRAIEGSVEG encoded by the coding sequence ATGATTCGACGTTCCACGGCTGCGCGCGGGCTCGCGCTAGCGGCAGTCCTCAGCGTGGGCTTGGCAGCCTGCTCCACCTCGGGTTCTGGCGATGGAGAGGGCGGGGGCTCCGCGGAGCCGCTCGTCGTCGGCACCATCCTCCCGATCACCGGCTCTCTTGCCTACCTCGGTCCGCCCGAGGTCGCGGGCGTCGGACTTGCGGTCGACGACATCAACGCCGCCGGGGGTGTGCTGGGCGAGGATGTCACCCTCGAGTCCGGTGACTCCGGCGACTCGACCGACATGAGCGTCTCGACCAACACGGCCACCGACCTGATCGGCAAGGGCGTGCAGGTCGCGATCGGCGCGGCGTCCTCGTCCGTGTCGCAGAACGTGGTGGACCAGTTCACCGAGGCCGGGGTTCTCCAGATCTCGCCCGCGAACACCGCCACCGAGCTCTCCGGCGTGAGCGACCTGTTCACCCGTACCGCCCCGCCGGACACCGTCCAGGGTGCGGCGCTCGGCTCGCTCGTGCTCGACGGCGGCCACCAGAAGGTCGCCTTCCTCGTGCAGAACGAGACCTACGGCACCGGCCTGCGCGACAACGTGCAGAAGGCCATCGAGGAGGGTGGCGCCGAGGCTGTCTACGGCGGCACCGGCGCCGGCGAGGAGTTCGCCCCCGGCGAGACCAACTTCTCGTCCATCGTGACCGACGCGCTGGCCGCCAAGCCGGACGCCATCGTCATCCTCGCGTTCGAGGAGACCAAGGCGGCCGTGGCCGAGCTCGTCTCCCAGGGCTGGGACTTCGACGGCACCACGTACCTGTGCGACGGCAACACCGCCGACTACTCCAAGGACTTCGACCCGGGCACGCTCGTGGGCGTCCAGGGCACCATCCCCGGCGCCGACCCGGCGCAGGAGTTCAAGGACAACGCCAGCGCCTGGTACGAGGAGGCCGAGGGCTCGGCCCTGACCGACTACGCCTACGCCGCTGAGTCGTACGACGCCGTGATCCTCGCCGCGCTCGCCGCGGTGAAGGCCGAGTCGACCTCCGGCACCGACATCGCCGCCCAGATCCGTTCCGTGTCCGGTGCGGACGGTGGCACCGAGGTGTCCACGTTCCAGGAGGGCGTCGACGCGCTCGAGGCCGGCGAGGACATCCACTACACGGGTGTCTCCGGCATCGGCCCGATCAACGAGGACAACGACCCGTCGTCCGCGTTCATCGGCGTCTACAACTACGCCGACGACAACACGCTCGTGTTCGACCGTGCGATCGAGGGCTCCGTCGAGGGCTGA
- a CDS encoding TM0106 family RecB-like putative nuclease: MFLLEREDAGTLVHSASDLVVAGECEFRLLRRLDELLGRSPRRAREEDEMLARTAALGEDHERRVLAGHLRAFGPADGGRPGGVLEVAPARRMTRDELVDAHARTLAALEQGADVVYQASFFDGRFHGRADFLVRDPLGDGLRYAVHDSKLARRTKVRALLQLAAYADQLMAARVDPTDEVHLVLGTGETTSHRLADLLPVFRKRRTRLVEVLDTHVADTGPVRWQDERYLACGRLRDCPDCADAARESRDVLLVGGVYGAQRARLAAGGITTIDGLATAEAPPDGMAAGRFEGLRAQARLQLGLDDGDGSVPLDHLPDGVDPDGPDARLRWQLVATEAVDRLPPPSPGDVFFDFEGDPLWEAARLPGDDQAPAMGLDYLFGWVERPGPDDGTPPFHGLWADDLVGERDALVRFVDHLRARLETYPDLHVYHYAAYEKTHLLSIAARHGVYEDEVDQLLRDGVLVDLYAVVRSCLRISNRSKSIKKLEPLYMQDDPAREGVTSATASVTEYAEYAKLAADGDERAAALKQRILDYNEYDCRSTLRLLDWLRWARGPRPSLVETVETGSVTSLPPLVEDGSARVVPPPTVPPSRVDPPSRVEPVETRIAATGPAPTQVEPVEIGTAGRVPTQVEPVETGFAGSGPGEPAGGSGGEPPVPAAGGNGEAAAVRAEARREARDRRLALAADIAERVGENRGDRSLDVQALALLGAAVGYYQREEKPFWQEHFARLELPLDEWPGRRSTFHVEQTRVLRDWGVVGRDRLPSREVELVGRMLDGSRIDGSDLGVGDPVHVLYDQPVPPVVGPLEVRAVRGEHSGGTILEVREEPGTDEAPRGRDVVVLRERLSGGAEPHDQAPVALAPQRGPAHDAQERATEDAARAALAAWTTDRTLPDGAAIDLLRRRPPRLVGGGDLPELGGATGAAGTPDTTAEREGAAGTPDTPAEGDATGRHLEAAVLSAVQRLDHSYLAVQGPPGTGKTHVGSHVVARLVGSGWRVGVVAQSHAAVENLLTCLVDKAGVPVEVVAKKQRAKGIGNEAAGPWQELSGTQLAEFAATSDGGCVVGGTAWDFAHERWPDEGLDLLVIDEAGQFSLADTVAVGRAAQRLLLLGDPQQLPQVSQGRHPEPVDESALAWLAAGSAVLPEGLGYLLPESWRMHPEVCAAVSQLSYAGRLFAHPVTTERSLDGVPPGVVHVPVVHEGRSTSSREEADEVARQVRSVVGRTWDPGAGRPARPLGPDDVVVVAAYNAQVHTVRQALRAAGLDGVPVGTVDMFQGREAPVAILTLAASAPENVSRGMGFLLSRNRINVGVSRAQWRAVVVSSPRLTDYLPGDLEADGVRHLMELGGFLRLIGT, from the coding sequence ATGTTCCTCCTGGAGCGTGAAGACGCCGGCACCCTCGTGCACTCGGCCAGCGACCTCGTGGTCGCGGGCGAGTGTGAGTTCCGCCTGCTGCGCCGCCTCGACGAGCTCCTGGGCCGCAGCCCCCGACGGGCGCGGGAGGAGGACGAGATGCTCGCGCGCACGGCGGCCCTCGGCGAGGACCACGAACGCCGCGTGCTCGCCGGGCACCTGCGCGCCTTCGGGCCGGCCGACGGCGGACGGCCCGGCGGCGTGCTCGAGGTGGCGCCCGCGCGCCGGATGACGCGGGACGAGCTGGTCGACGCGCACGCCCGCACGCTGGCGGCGCTGGAGCAGGGCGCCGACGTCGTCTACCAGGCGTCGTTCTTCGACGGGCGGTTCCACGGCCGGGCCGACTTCCTGGTGCGCGACCCGCTGGGCGATGGGCTGCGGTACGCCGTGCACGACTCCAAGCTCGCGCGCCGCACCAAGGTGCGGGCGCTGCTCCAGCTCGCCGCCTACGCCGACCAGCTCATGGCGGCGCGGGTCGACCCGACCGACGAGGTGCACCTGGTGCTCGGCACCGGCGAGACCACCTCGCACCGGCTCGCCGACCTGCTGCCCGTCTTCCGCAAGCGGCGGACCCGGCTCGTCGAGGTCCTGGACACGCACGTCGCCGACACGGGGCCGGTGCGCTGGCAGGACGAGCGCTATCTGGCCTGCGGCCGGCTGCGCGACTGCCCGGACTGCGCCGACGCCGCCCGCGAGAGCCGGGACGTGCTGCTCGTCGGCGGGGTCTACGGGGCACAACGGGCGCGGCTCGCCGCCGGAGGGATCACCACCATCGACGGCCTCGCCACCGCCGAGGCGCCGCCGGACGGCATGGCCGCCGGCCGCTTCGAGGGCCTGCGCGCCCAGGCGCGCCTCCAGCTCGGCCTGGACGACGGCGACGGGTCGGTCCCGCTCGACCACCTGCCCGACGGCGTGGACCCGGACGGCCCCGACGCGCGGCTGCGCTGGCAGCTCGTGGCGACCGAGGCCGTCGACCGCCTCCCGCCGCCGAGCCCGGGCGACGTGTTCTTCGACTTCGAGGGCGACCCCCTGTGGGAGGCGGCCCGGCTGCCCGGTGACGACCAGGCACCGGCCATGGGCCTCGACTACCTCTTCGGCTGGGTCGAGCGGCCCGGCCCGGACGACGGGACTCCGCCGTTCCACGGGCTCTGGGCCGACGACCTGGTGGGCGAGCGCGACGCGCTCGTGCGGTTCGTGGACCACCTGCGCGCACGGCTCGAGACCTACCCCGACCTGCACGTCTACCACTACGCCGCCTACGAGAAGACGCACCTGCTCTCGATCGCGGCCCGCCATGGCGTCTACGAGGACGAGGTGGACCAGCTCCTGCGCGACGGCGTGCTCGTCGACCTCTACGCGGTGGTCCGGTCGTGCCTGCGCATCTCCAACCGGTCCAAGTCGATCAAGAAGCTCGAACCGCTCTACATGCAGGACGATCCCGCGCGGGAGGGGGTCACGAGCGCCACGGCCTCGGTCACCGAGTACGCGGAGTACGCGAAGCTCGCCGCCGACGGCGACGAGCGGGCGGCGGCACTGAAGCAGCGCATCCTGGACTACAACGAGTACGACTGCCGGTCGACGCTGCGGCTGCTGGACTGGCTGCGCTGGGCCCGGGGGCCGAGGCCCTCGCTGGTCGAGACCGTCGAGACCGGGTCCGTGACGTCGCTGCCCCCGCTGGTCGAGGACGGGTCGGCCCGGGTGGTGCCCCCGCCGACCGTGCCGCCCTCGCGGGTCGATCCGCCCTCGCGGGTCGAGCCTGTCGAGACCAGGATCGCCGCGACCGGACCCGCGCCGACGCAGGTCGAGCCTGTCGAGATCGGGACGGCCGGACGGGTCCCCACGCAGGTCGAGCCCGTCGAGACCGGGTTCGCCGGGTCGGGCCCGGGTGAGCCTGCCGGCGGCAGCGGGGGAGAACCGCCCGTTCCCGCCGCAGGCGGGAACGGGGAAGCGGCGGCGGTACGGGCCGAGGCGCGGCGGGAGGCCCGGGACCGGCGGCTGGCGCTGGCCGCCGACATCGCCGAACGGGTCGGCGAGAACCGGGGCGACCGCTCGCTGGACGTGCAGGCGCTCGCGCTGCTGGGTGCCGCCGTCGGCTACTACCAGCGGGAGGAGAAGCCCTTCTGGCAGGAGCACTTCGCCCGCCTGGAGCTGCCGCTGGACGAGTGGCCCGGCCGCCGGTCGACGTTCCACGTGGAACAAACCCGCGTGCTGCGGGACTGGGGCGTCGTGGGCCGGGACCGGCTGCCCTCCCGCGAGGTCGAGCTGGTGGGCCGGATGCTCGACGGGTCGCGGATCGACGGGTCCGACCTGGGCGTCGGCGACCCGGTGCACGTGCTCTACGACCAGCCGGTGCCCCCGGTCGTGGGCCCGCTGGAGGTGCGGGCCGTGCGCGGCGAGCACTCCGGCGGCACGATCCTGGAGGTCCGGGAGGAACCCGGGACCGACGAGGCGCCCCGCGGCCGCGACGTCGTGGTGCTGCGCGAGCGGCTGTCCGGCGGCGCGGAACCGCACGACCAGGCACCCGTGGCACTCGCGCCGCAGCGCGGCCCGGCGCACGACGCGCAGGAGCGGGCGACCGAGGACGCCGCGCGGGCCGCGCTCGCCGCGTGGACCACGGACCGCACCCTGCCGGACGGCGCCGCGATCGACCTGCTGCGCCGCAGGCCGCCGCGGCTGGTCGGCGGCGGGGACCTGCCGGAGCTCGGCGGCGCCACGGGTGCGGCCGGCACACCCGACACGACCGCCGAACGAGAAGGCGCGGCCGGCACCCCCGACACGCCCGCCGAAGGAGACGCGACCGGGCGGCACCTCGAGGCCGCCGTGCTCTCCGCGGTCCAGCGGCTCGACCACTCCTACCTCGCGGTGCAGGGCCCGCCCGGGACCGGCAAGACGCACGTCGGCTCGCACGTCGTGGCCCGGCTCGTCGGCTCCGGCTGGCGTGTGGGCGTGGTGGCGCAGTCGCACGCGGCGGTGGAGAACCTGCTGACCTGCCTGGTCGACAAGGCGGGGGTGCCCGTCGAGGTGGTCGCCAAGAAGCAGCGGGCGAAGGGCATCGGGAACGAGGCCGCCGGCCCGTGGCAGGAGCTCTCGGGCACCCAGCTCGCGGAGTTCGCCGCGACCAGCGACGGCGGCTGCGTGGTGGGCGGCACCGCGTGGGACTTCGCGCACGAGCGCTGGCCCGACGAGGGCCTGGACCTGCTCGTGATCGACGAGGCCGGGCAGTTCTCGCTCGCCGACACGGTCGCCGTCGGCCGGGCCGCGCAGCGGCTGCTGCTGCTCGGCGACCCGCAGCAGCTTCCGCAGGTCAGCCAGGGCCGGCACCCCGAACCGGTGGACGAGTCGGCGCTCGCGTGGCTCGCCGCCGGCAGTGCCGTGCTGCCCGAGGGGCTGGGCTACCTGCTGCCCGAGTCGTGGCGGATGCACCCCGAGGTCTGCGCCGCCGTGTCCCAGCTCTCGTACGCCGGCCGGCTCTTCGCGCACCCGGTCACGACCGAGCGCTCGCTCGACGGGGTGCCGCCCGGGGTGGTGCACGTGCCGGTGGTCCACGAGGGGCGCTCGACGTCGTCCCGGGAGGAGGCCGACGAGGTGGCGCGCCAGGTGCGGTCCGTCGTCGGCCGCACGTGGGACCCCGGTGCGGGTCGCCCGGCCCGGCCGCTCGGCCCCGACGACGTGGTGGTGGTCGCCGCGTACAACGCGCAGGTCCACACGGTGCGCCAGGCGCTGCGTGCGGCCGGGCTCGACGGCGTGCCCGTCGGCACCGTGGACATGTTCCAGGGGCGGGAGGCGCCGGTCGCGATCCTGACGCTCGCCGCCTCGGCCCCCGAGAACGTGTCCCGTGGCATGGGCTTCCTGCTGTCGCGGAACCGCATCAACGTGGGGGTGTCGCGCGCGCAGTGGCGGGCCGTCGTGGTCTCGTCGCCCCGGCTCACCGACTACCTGCCGGGCGACCTGGAGGCCGACGGCGTGCGTCACCTCATGGAGCTCGGCGGATTCCTGCGCCTGATCGGCACCTAG
- a CDS encoding excalibur calcium-binding domain-containing protein — MPPAPPARTDGPDGGGDTRTVAIQVIDAPGRRQAPAPSAPPALAPADAMGSTMTMAPIGAPPAGPPRTSSGPQPVYPPQPGMAPPPPPPEAKGPTSGVLAALKGLGGRKATTPAAAERPGASGPGPLSIDDANRQPGGQIPVGTISPGQRPGGPARQGGARPPGVGLMVAIGVAGLALGVILGVIITAGQQADANQAISDAQNIQSEIDDQRAEIEADRAQVDKQRDEVAKREQALGEREAQVKEQEAALKQQQEQQQQQQQEQEQQEQENDNNGNGNGNGGAVFYWNCDAVRAAGAAPLQSGQPGYLPHLDRNGNGVACEDGE, encoded by the coding sequence GTGCCCCCGGCACCTCCGGCCCGCACCGACGGCCCCGACGGCGGTGGCGACACGCGGACCGTCGCGATCCAGGTGATCGACGCCCCCGGCCGGCGCCAGGCCCCCGCACCATCGGCCCCGCCCGCCCTGGCTCCCGCGGACGCCATGGGCTCGACCATGACGATGGCACCGATCGGCGCCCCGCCCGCAGGTCCGCCGCGGACGAGCTCCGGCCCGCAGCCGGTCTACCCGCCCCAGCCCGGGATGGCGCCGCCGCCCCCGCCGCCCGAGGCCAAGGGACCGACGTCGGGCGTGCTCGCCGCCCTCAAGGGCCTCGGCGGCCGGAAGGCGACGACGCCTGCCGCCGCAGAGCGACCGGGCGCCTCCGGTCCCGGCCCGCTGAGCATCGACGACGCGAACCGCCAGCCCGGCGGCCAGATCCCCGTCGGCACCATCTCGCCCGGGCAGCGGCCCGGCGGCCCGGCCCGCCAGGGCGGCGCTCGCCCGCCGGGCGTCGGGCTCATGGTCGCCATCGGCGTGGCCGGGCTCGCGCTGGGCGTGATCCTGGGCGTGATCATCACCGCCGGGCAGCAGGCCGACGCGAACCAGGCGATCTCCGACGCCCAGAACATCCAGTCGGAGATCGACGACCAGCGGGCCGAGATCGAGGCGGACCGGGCGCAGGTCGACAAGCAGCGCGACGAGGTGGCCAAGCGCGAGCAGGCGCTCGGCGAGCGCGAGGCGCAGGTCAAGGAGCAGGAGGCCGCGCTCAAGCAGCAGCAGGAACAGCAGCAGCAACAGCAGCAGGAACAAGAGCAGCAGGAGCAGGAGAACGACAACAACGGGAACGGCAACGGGAACGGCGGCGCCGTCTTCTACTGGAACTGCGACGCGGTCCGTGCCGCGGGAGCGGCGCCCCTGCAGAGCGGCCAGCCCGGCTACCTGCCGCACCTCGACCGGAACGGCAACGGCGTCGCCTGCGAGGACGGCGAGTAA